Proteins from a genomic interval of Antedon mediterranea chromosome 5, ecAntMedi1.1, whole genome shotgun sequence:
- the LOC140049120 gene encoding uncharacterized protein, with the protein MMNAAGLPEDDDPKPSICKKVLTFLEKELHFLSEKNAHGVKVKMYIPCVCGSKGEHTHMHVVRKFDKDVLPCGSRGMEVKRYRNLFGDIVLKASTSKEAGRQKNIDPESDTADDDTVAKSHKMMKGKTSLKSKVKGSSKRRRMSDVKDNKDYVDDLTIDNVSREMDLSCRRFGVRLGLTWSKVNTIFDNEKQTDKATAKMLKRWRRKSGSDLNQQQVLCTALRQHGRNDLADLLFHIKGDNEMPKVIKHSACFDDQDLLFFCEKLHQSWRRLAVRLGIKWDNVNNIADKNKHVEDAIMEVLVQWRNNCQHTEAHQLPTMIKALKQQGRVDLADSLCTRYEYKDDVSLEVAVFTDQSGQGCLTDLDFLIISEKMTDWKNFCRHLGIADVELSQTEGRFSALTVEATMESLVQWRCKQGRDVNQREEVVKALRAVERMDIVKLLETKKEM; encoded by the exons ATGATGAATGCTGCTGGCCTTCCTGAAGATGATGATCCAAAACCTAGCATCTGTAAGAAG GTACTAACTTTTCTTGAAAAAGAATTGCACTTTTTGAGTGAGAAGAATGCACATGGTGTtaaagtaaagatgtacatcccttGTGTGTGTGGTTCAAAAGGTGAACATACTCATATGCATGTTGTACGCAAATTTGACAAAGATGTGTTGCCATGTGGAAGCAGAGGAATGGAAGTGAAACGTTATCGTAATCTGTTTGGAGACATTGTACTAAAAG CTTCTACCTCAAAAGAAGCTGGTAGACAGAAGAACATAGATCCAGAATCTGATACTGCTGATGATGATACTGTTGCTAAGTCTCATAAAATGATGAAGGGGAAAACATCTCTAAAATCAAAAGTTAAGGGATCTAGTAAACGAAGGAGGATGTCAGATGTCAAGGATAACAAAG ACTATGTGGATGACCTAACTATTGACAATGTGTCCAGAGAGATGGATCTTTCCTGCAGACGATTTGGTGTTCGTTTGGGGCTTACATGGTCTAAAGTGAATACTATTTTTGATAATGAAAAGCAAACAGATAAAGCTACAGCAAAGATGCTGAAACGTTGGAGGAGAAAAAGTGGTAGTGACCTTAATCAGCAACAAGTATTGTGTACTGCACTAAGACAACATGGTCGTAATGATCTTGCTGATCTGCTGTTTCACATAAAGGGTGACAATGAAATGCCCAAGGTTATCAAACATTCAG CTTGTTTTGATGATCAAGATCTCCTATTCTTCTGTGAAAAGTTACATCAAAGTTGGAGAAGACTAGCAGTGCGACTTGGAATCAAATGGGACAACGTTAATAACATTGCagacaaaaacaaacatgtagAAGATGCCATAATGGAGGTATTGGTCCAATGGAGAAATAACTGTCAACATACAGAAGCACATCAACTACCTACAATGATCAAGGCTTTAAAACAACAAGGACGTGTTGATTTAGCTGATAGCCTGTGTACAAGATATGAATACAAAGATGATGTCAGTTTAGAAGTTGCAGTGTTTACAGACCAATCAGGACAAG GATGCTTAACAGACTTGGACTTCCTGATAATTTCTGAGAAGATGACAGATTGGAAGAATTTCTGTAGGCATCTTGGTATTGCTGATGTTGAGCTATCACAAACTGAGGGAAGGTTTTCAGCGCTGACTGTAGAAGCAACAATGGAATCACTGGTACAATGGCGATGTAAGCAAGGAAGGGATGTGAACCAACGAGAGGAAGTAGTAAAAGCCTTGAGAGCAGTTGAGAGAATGGATattgtaaaattactagaaaccAAGAAAGAGATGTGA